A genomic segment from Streptosporangium roseum DSM 43021 encodes:
- a CDS encoding DUF948 domain-containing protein: MLTAGEVAGLIVATAWAVLVCFLAMVLVKLARLLTETTKMVSDLGERVVPLLEDVTATVGETNRQLVAVEAIAKDVKQVSGHVAKVSDVTQSLVTGPLIKVAALSHGIRQALHVRGRSNLRMLERRRR, translated from the coding sequence ATGCTTACCGCGGGAGAGGTCGCCGGACTGATCGTGGCCACGGCGTGGGCGGTGCTCGTCTGCTTCCTGGCCATGGTCCTGGTGAAGCTGGCCCGGCTGCTCACCGAGACCACCAAGATGGTCTCCGACCTGGGCGAGCGCGTGGTGCCGTTGCTGGAGGACGTCACGGCCACCGTTGGCGAGACCAACCGCCAGCTGGTCGCCGTCGAGGCCATCGCCAAGGACGTCAAGCAGGTCAGCGGGCACGTCGCGAAGGTCAGCGATGTCACGCAGAGCCTGGTCACCGGGCCGTTGATCAAGGTCGCGGCACTGAGCCACGGCATCCGGCAGGCCCTGCACGTCCGCGGCAGATCGAACCTTCGGATGCTGGAGAGGCGGCGGCGATGA
- a CDS encoding sensor histidine kinase, with product MHGEHTDERSADSACVIDVDDLPDGLVVTDRDGHVLAVNRAATRLTGVTRDQAAGRHLRDVFSFRDHDGRDWWKWLDTYGGLPTRSRQPELPLRTPGGQEMLVAARLVRRPERGGEVVRVVITLRDAGARARLERSRADLVSTVAHELRSPLTSVKGFTATLLAKWTRFTDNQKLVMLETVNADADRVTRLITELLDVSRIESGRLEIHRQVVDIPARARKIIAGRVAAGEPEDRFRLEVDGELPETWLDQDKIDQVLANLMENAVRHGRGTVTIAIEPNEWGVTVSVRDQGEGIPPELATRVFRQFWRGNARRRGGTGLGLFIVKGLIEAHGGTISVQRGPEGGAEFRFMVPTGTPDFA from the coding sequence GTGCACGGCGAACACACCGACGAACGGAGCGCTGACTCCGCCTGTGTGATCGACGTGGACGACCTTCCCGACGGGCTCGTCGTGACCGATCGGGACGGCCACGTGCTGGCCGTCAACCGGGCCGCGACCCGCCTCACCGGGGTCACCCGCGACCAGGCCGCCGGACGGCACCTGCGCGACGTGTTCTCCTTCCGCGACCATGACGGGCGCGACTGGTGGAAGTGGCTCGACACCTACGGCGGGCTGCCCACCCGCAGCCGCCAGCCCGAGCTCCCGCTGCGCACCCCCGGCGGCCAGGAGATGCTCGTGGCCGCCCGCCTGGTGCGCAGGCCCGAGCGGGGCGGCGAGGTCGTCCGGGTGGTCATCACGCTCCGTGACGCCGGCGCCCGCGCCCGCCTGGAGCGCAGCCGCGCCGACCTGGTCTCCACCGTCGCCCACGAGCTCCGCTCCCCGCTGACCAGCGTCAAGGGCTTCACCGCGACCCTGCTGGCCAAGTGGACCCGTTTCACCGACAACCAGAAGCTCGTCATGCTGGAGACGGTCAACGCCGACGCCGACCGGGTGACCCGGCTGATCACCGAGCTGCTCGACGTGTCCCGCATCGAGTCCGGGCGGCTGGAGATCCACCGCCAGGTGGTCGACATCCCGGCGAGGGCCCGCAAGATCATCGCCGGCCGGGTCGCGGCGGGGGAGCCGGAGGACCGTTTCCGGCTGGAGGTGGACGGCGAGCTGCCCGAGACCTGGCTCGACCAGGACAAGATCGACCAGGTGCTGGCGAACCTGATGGAAAACGCGGTGCGTCACGGGCGCGGTACGGTGACAATAGCCATCGAGCCGAACGAGTGGGGAGTGACCGTGTCCGTCCGTGACCAGGGAGAGGGAATCCCTCCTGAGCTGGCCACGCGCGTGTTCCGGCAGTTCTGGCGGGGCAACGCCCGCCGCCGCGGTGGCACCGGGCTCGGCCTGTTCATCGTCAAGGGACTGATCGAGGCCCATGGCGGCACCATCTCCGTGCAGCGGGGGCCCGAGGGCGGGGCCGAGTTCCGATTTATGGTGCCCACCGGCACCCCCGACTTCGCCTGA
- the infC gene encoding translation initiation factor IF-3, giving the protein MWQPPPKTAADRNLGGPISAEPRINDRIRVPEVRLVGPNGEQVGIVSIGDALKLAQESDLDLVEVAATARPPVCKLMDYGKFKYESAMKAREARRNQAYTIIKEIKLRPKIDPHDYETKKGHVVRFLKAGDKVKVTIMFRGREQSRPELGFRLLQRLAEDVTDLGFVESQPKQDGRNMIMVIGPHKKKAEAKAEKAAAKARRDEDSVEEQAPVGDEVAAPQE; this is encoded by the coding sequence ATGTGGCAACCGCCCCCAAAGACGGCGGCGGATCGCAACCTAGGAGGCCCCATCAGCGCCGAGCCCCGCATCAACGACCGTATTCGCGTCCCCGAGGTCCGCCTCGTCGGCCCGAACGGCGAACAGGTTGGCATCGTCTCCATCGGCGATGCTCTGAAGCTGGCTCAGGAGTCCGACCTCGACCTCGTTGAGGTCGCGGCCACGGCTCGCCCGCCCGTGTGCAAGCTCATGGACTACGGCAAGTTCAAGTACGAGTCCGCGATGAAGGCACGTGAGGCGCGGCGTAACCAGGCGTACACGATCATCAAGGAGATCAAGCTCCGACCGAAGATCGACCCGCACGACTACGAGACCAAGAAGGGTCACGTGGTGCGGTTCCTCAAGGCCGGGGACAAGGTCAAGGTCACGATCATGTTCCGCGGGCGGGAGCAGTCCCGGCCCGAGCTGGGCTTCCGGCTCCTGCAGCGCCTGGCAGAGGACGTCACGGACCTCGGTTTCGTGGAGTCCCAGCCCAAGCAGGACGGCCGAAACATGATCATGGTGATCGGCCCGCACAAGAAGAAGGCCGAGGCCAAGGCCGAGAAGGCGGCGGCCAAGGCGCGGCGCGACGAGGACTCCGTGGAGGAGCAGGCACCCGTCGGCGACGAGGTGGCAGCTCCGCAGGAGTGA
- a CDS encoding TrmH family RNA methyltransferase, giving the protein MAGSELTNIKSPRVKAVRRLTKRAFRDRDRSFLAEGPQAVREALALEGVVVELFATAEAEQRHADIVAAATAAGLAVHRASGEVMAELAQTVTPQGLLAVCRFVHVPLDGAVTAGARLVAVLAHVRDPGNAGTVLRTADAAGADAVVFTDASVDPYNGKCVRASAGSLFHLPVTTGVPVAQAVQRLKDAGLRVLAADGAGKQTLDDVDLSGPTAWIFGNEAWGLPEEILRLADEVVRVPIHGRAESLNLATAAAVCLYASARSQRAGSPAPAPRLP; this is encoded by the coding sequence ATGGCCGGATCTGAGCTGACCAACATCAAGTCGCCGAGGGTCAAAGCCGTGCGGCGGCTGACCAAACGGGCCTTCAGGGACCGTGACCGCTCCTTCCTCGCGGAGGGACCCCAGGCGGTCCGTGAGGCGCTGGCGCTGGAAGGCGTCGTGGTGGAGCTGTTCGCCACGGCCGAGGCCGAACAGCGGCACGCCGACATCGTCGCCGCGGCCACCGCCGCGGGACTGGCCGTCCACCGGGCCAGCGGCGAGGTCATGGCCGAGCTCGCCCAGACCGTCACGCCGCAGGGGCTGCTGGCCGTGTGCCGGTTCGTGCACGTGCCCCTGGACGGAGCCGTCACCGCCGGCGCCAGGCTGGTGGCCGTGCTCGCCCACGTCCGCGACCCGGGCAACGCCGGGACCGTGCTGCGCACCGCCGACGCGGCCGGCGCCGACGCCGTCGTCTTCACCGACGCCTCGGTGGACCCCTACAACGGCAAGTGCGTCCGCGCCAGCGCCGGCAGCCTGTTCCATCTCCCCGTCACCACGGGGGTCCCGGTGGCGCAGGCCGTACAGCGGCTCAAGGACGCCGGGCTGCGGGTGCTCGCCGCCGACGGCGCGGGCAAGCAGACGCTGGACGACGTGGACCTGTCCGGTCCGACCGCCTGGATCTTCGGCAACGAGGCCTGGGGGCTGCCCGAGGAGATCCTGCGGCTGGCCGACGAGGTGGTCCGGGTGCCGATCCACGGACGGGCCGAGAGTCTCAACCTCGCGACCGCCGCCGCGGTGTGTCTGTACGCATCTGCCCGGTCTCAGCGGGCCGGTTCCCCGGCCCCCGCCCCGAGGCTGCCGTAG
- the alaS gene encoding alanine--tRNA ligase, with product MESAEIARRFLRFFEERGHTVVPSASLIAEDPTLLLVPAGMVPFKPYFLGQQKPPFNRATSVQKCVRTPDIDEVGKTTRHATFFQMLGNFSFGDYFKEQAIPLAWELLTKPESEGGFGFPQERLWVTVYQDDDEAYGIWHDKVGVPSERIQRRGLEDNYWHMGVPGPGGPCSEIYYDRGPEYGRDGGPVADENRYLEVWNNVFMQFQLSAVRSKVDFDVAGELPARSVDTGMGLERMAAILQGVDNIYEIDTTYKILDRAAELTKTRYGRDERADVSLRVIADHVRTGVMLVADGVLPSNEGRGYVLRRILRRAIRNLRLLGAGEERYMHELTAVTIDVMGEQYPELKADAPQIHGVIDAEEASFLGTLRTGTAIFDVAVEETRRKGKGTLAGEQAFQLHDTYGFPIDLTLEMASEQGLKVDEEGFRRLMKEQRDRAKADAAAKKTGNADISVFGQILEKTGRVEFLGYDQVTAEAEVIGLLVGGAPVPAAGAGTEVEVVLGRTPFYAEGGGQLADQGVIRTDGAEVEIVDVQSPVSGVVVHRGKVRAGEIRVGDQAQAEIDVERRRAISRSHTATHLVHRGFRNALGETAAQAGSENSPGRFRFDFTAAGAVAPSMLRDVEDEVNAVLINDLTVNAFHTSQAEARAMGALALFGEKYGETVRIVEVGDYSRELCGGTHVSSSGQLGLVKVLGEASIGAGVRRVEALVGLDAFRFLARESVLVAQLSEQLKARREELPERIDGIVTRLRAAEKELDKLRSAQVLAMAGEMAAGARDLHGVSVVTRRAPDGTSPDDLRKLALDVRGRFTGEQPAVVVVAGVPSDRPVVVAVVNDAGRGRGLKAGQLVGVAAKALGGGGGGKDDVAQGGGARPEAIDDALVAVEQAIAQTVV from the coding sequence ATGGAGTCGGCAGAGATCGCCCGCCGCTTCCTGCGCTTCTTCGAGGAGCGTGGGCACACCGTCGTGCCCTCGGCCAGCCTGATCGCCGAGGACCCGACGCTGCTTCTGGTCCCCGCGGGCATGGTGCCGTTCAAGCCCTACTTCCTGGGACAGCAGAAGCCGCCCTTCAACCGGGCCACCAGCGTCCAGAAGTGCGTGCGCACCCCCGACATCGACGAGGTCGGCAAGACCACCAGGCACGCCACGTTCTTCCAGATGCTCGGCAACTTCTCCTTCGGCGACTACTTCAAGGAGCAGGCGATCCCGCTCGCCTGGGAGCTGCTGACCAAGCCCGAGTCCGAGGGCGGTTTCGGCTTCCCCCAGGAGCGGCTCTGGGTCACCGTCTACCAGGACGACGACGAGGCCTACGGCATCTGGCACGACAAGGTCGGCGTCCCGTCCGAGCGCATCCAGCGCCGCGGCCTGGAGGACAACTACTGGCACATGGGCGTCCCGGGCCCCGGCGGCCCGTGCTCGGAGATCTACTACGACCGCGGCCCCGAGTACGGCAGGGACGGCGGGCCCGTCGCCGACGAGAACCGCTACCTCGAGGTGTGGAACAACGTCTTCATGCAGTTCCAGCTCAGTGCGGTCCGCAGCAAGGTGGACTTCGACGTCGCGGGCGAACTGCCCGCCAGGAGCGTCGACACCGGCATGGGCCTGGAGCGCATGGCGGCGATCCTGCAAGGCGTCGACAACATCTACGAGATCGACACCACCTACAAGATCCTCGACCGGGCCGCCGAGCTCACCAAGACGCGCTACGGCCGCGACGAGCGCGCCGACGTCTCGCTGCGGGTCATCGCCGACCACGTCCGGACCGGCGTGATGCTCGTCGCCGACGGCGTGCTGCCCTCCAACGAGGGGCGGGGCTACGTCCTGCGCCGCATCCTGCGCCGGGCCATCCGCAACCTGCGCCTGCTGGGCGCGGGCGAGGAGCGCTACATGCACGAGCTCACCGCGGTGACCATCGACGTGATGGGCGAGCAGTACCCCGAGCTCAAGGCCGACGCCCCGCAGATCCACGGCGTCATCGACGCCGAGGAGGCCTCGTTCCTGGGCACCCTCCGCACCGGCACCGCGATCTTCGACGTCGCCGTGGAGGAGACCAGGCGCAAGGGGAAGGGCACCCTCGCCGGGGAGCAGGCCTTCCAGCTCCACGACACCTACGGCTTCCCGATCGACCTGACCCTGGAGATGGCCTCCGAGCAGGGGCTCAAGGTCGACGAAGAGGGCTTCCGCCGGTTGATGAAGGAGCAGCGCGACCGGGCCAAGGCCGACGCCGCCGCCAAGAAGACCGGCAACGCCGACATCTCGGTGTTCGGCCAGATCCTTGAGAAGACCGGCCGGGTGGAGTTCCTGGGCTACGACCAGGTGACCGCCGAGGCCGAGGTCATCGGCCTGCTCGTCGGCGGGGCCCCGGTCCCGGCCGCGGGCGCCGGCACCGAGGTCGAGGTCGTGCTGGGCCGTACCCCCTTCTACGCCGAGGGCGGCGGCCAGCTCGCCGACCAGGGCGTCATCCGCACCGACGGGGCCGAGGTCGAGATCGTGGACGTGCAGTCCCCGGTCTCCGGCGTCGTCGTCCACCGCGGGAAGGTCCGCGCCGGCGAGATCCGGGTGGGCGACCAGGCCCAGGCCGAGATCGACGTCGAGCGGCGCCGCGCCATCTCCCGCAGCCACACCGCCACCCACCTGGTGCACCGCGGCTTCCGCAACGCGCTGGGCGAGACGGCGGCGCAGGCCGGTTCGGAGAACTCGCCCGGTCGCTTCCGCTTCGACTTCACCGCCGCCGGCGCCGTGGCGCCCAGCATGCTCCGCGACGTCGAGGACGAGGTCAACGCCGTCCTGATCAACGACCTCACGGTCAACGCCTTCCACACCTCCCAGGCCGAGGCGCGGGCGATGGGCGCGCTGGCCCTGTTCGGCGAGAAGTACGGCGAGACCGTCCGCATCGTCGAGGTCGGCGACTACTCCCGCGAGCTCTGCGGCGGCACCCACGTCTCCAGCTCCGGCCAGCTCGGTCTGGTCAAGGTGCTGGGCGAGGCCTCGATCGGCGCCGGGGTGCGCCGGGTGGAGGCTCTGGTCGGCCTGGACGCCTTCCGCTTCCTGGCCCGCGAGAGCGTGCTCGTCGCCCAGCTGTCGGAGCAGCTCAAGGCGCGCCGCGAGGAGCTGCCGGAGCGGATCGACGGCATCGTGACCCGGCTGCGCGCCGCGGAGAAGGAGCTGGACAAGCTCCGTTCCGCCCAGGTGCTCGCGATGGCGGGCGAAATGGCCGCCGGTGCCCGTGACCTGCACGGAGTCTCTGTCGTGACGCGCCGCGCGCCTGATGGAACCTCCCCCGACGACCTGCGTAAGCTCGCCCTTGACGTGCGTGGCCGGTTCACGGGTGAGCAGCCCGCGGTCGTCGTCGTGGCCGGTGTCCCCAGCGACCGGCCCGTCGTCGTCGCCGTGGTCAACGACGCGGGGCGCGGACGGGGCCTGAAGGCGGGGCAGCTCGTCGGCGTCGCCGCCAAGGCGCTCGGCGGTGGCGGTGGCGGTAAGGATGACGTCGCCCAGGGCGGTGGAGCCCGTCCTGAGGCGATCGACGACGCGCTTGTCGCCGTCGAGCAGGCGATCGCGCAGACGGTCGTCTGA
- a CDS encoding shikimate dehydrogenase: MRAAVLGSPIVHSLSPHLHRAAYEGLGLYGWRYEAIECDEAGLPGLIGRLGSGWAGLSLTMPLKRAVLPLLDTVSDLAVAVGGANTVIFSDGARHGENTDVHGIVQALAEAGVAPPRAATVLGGGATAASALAALRELGLREATLVVRDPDRAGETAAVAERLGTALTVQTFDKLDTVLDVDLVVSTLPAGAADGLAGLVAGVPALFDVVYAPWPTRLAAAVAERGGTVIGGFPMLLHQAVRQVELMTGRTDVPVEAMRAAGKAEIVRRSAPES, translated from the coding sequence ATGAGGGCGGCGGTGCTCGGGTCGCCCATCGTCCACTCGCTCTCGCCCCATCTGCACCGCGCCGCCTACGAGGGCCTCGGCCTGTACGGCTGGCGCTACGAGGCGATCGAGTGCGACGAGGCCGGGCTGCCCGGCCTGATCGGCAGGCTGGGGTCCGGGTGGGCGGGGCTGTCGCTGACCATGCCGCTCAAGCGGGCCGTGCTGCCACTGCTCGACACCGTCTCCGACCTCGCGGTGGCGGTGGGTGGGGCCAACACCGTGATCTTCTCGGACGGCGCCCGCCACGGCGAGAACACCGACGTCCACGGCATCGTCCAGGCGCTCGCCGAGGCGGGCGTGGCGCCGCCCCGGGCGGCGACGGTCCTGGGCGGGGGAGCGACCGCGGCCTCCGCGCTGGCCGCGCTGCGCGAGCTTGGCCTGCGCGAGGCGACCCTGGTGGTCCGCGACCCGGACAGGGCCGGGGAGACCGCCGCGGTGGCCGAGCGGCTGGGCACGGCCCTGACGGTGCAGACCTTCGACAAGCTCGACACCGTCCTGGACGTGGACCTGGTCGTCTCGACCCTGCCGGCGGGAGCCGCCGACGGTCTGGCCGGCCTGGTGGCCGGGGTGCCCGCCCTCTTCGACGTGGTCTACGCGCCGTGGCCCACCCGACTGGCCGCGGCCGTGGCCGAGCGGGGCGGGACCGTGATCGGCGGCTTCCCCATGCTCCTGCACCAGGCGGTCCGGCAGGTCGAGCTGATGACCGGCCGGACCGACGTGCCGGTGGAGGCGATGCGCGCGGCGGGCAAGGCCGAGATCGTCAGACGATCCGCTCCGGAGAGCTGA
- the mltG gene encoding endolytic transglycosylase MltG encodes MNDLDMDFLVGDDDGRSRRGSRTSSGSGGRRGRRRRRRRNRGGFLAPMLAVIVLLGGIGAGGFYGYTWLRDAMTVEDYTGQGAGEVVVEIKTGQSASDVARTLQEQGVVKSAEAFVNAAAAADMSASLQPGEYTLRKQMSAAAAVKLLDPDKRLRETVTLKEGLRLSDTLTQLAKQTGKPLREFQRAARDGKALGLPSYARGKLEGYAFPATYEISPKMEPVDILTAMVDRFHQTAGKDGLEKEAKALGHTPHEIMTIASIVQAESGSVEDMGKVARVIYNRLDGNPPRKLEMDSTVMYGLNKYGVAATNADLESTSPYNTYAREGLPPGPIANPGDHAIQAALNPTKGDWIFFVTTDTKRGITKFTASEAEFFRFKAEFEKNQAGG; translated from the coding sequence ATGAACGATCTCGATATGGACTTCCTGGTCGGCGACGACGACGGCAGGTCGCGGCGCGGCTCACGCACATCTTCAGGCTCCGGCGGCCGGCGCGGACGCCGCCGCCGGCGCCGCCGCAACCGGGGTGGCTTCCTCGCCCCCATGCTCGCGGTCATCGTCCTGCTGGGCGGTATCGGCGCCGGGGGCTTCTACGGCTACACCTGGCTGCGCGACGCGATGACCGTCGAGGACTACACCGGACAGGGCGCCGGCGAGGTCGTCGTGGAGATCAAGACCGGGCAGAGCGCCTCGGACGTCGCCCGGACCCTGCAGGAGCAGGGGGTGGTCAAGAGCGCAGAGGCGTTCGTCAACGCCGCCGCCGCCGCGGATATGAGCGCCTCCCTGCAGCCGGGCGAATACACCCTGCGCAAGCAGATGTCGGCCGCCGCCGCGGTCAAGCTGCTCGACCCGGACAAGCGGCTGCGGGAGACGGTGACCCTCAAGGAGGGGCTGCGCCTGTCCGACACCCTGACGCAGCTGGCCAAGCAGACCGGCAAGCCGCTCAGGGAGTTCCAGCGGGCGGCCAGGGACGGCAAGGCGCTCGGCCTGCCCTCCTACGCCAGGGGCAAGCTGGAGGGCTACGCCTTCCCGGCCACCTACGAGATCTCCCCCAAGATGGAGCCCGTCGACATCCTGACCGCGATGGTCGACCGCTTCCACCAGACCGCCGGCAAGGACGGGCTGGAGAAGGAGGCCAAGGCACTCGGCCACACCCCGCACGAGATCATGACGATCGCCAGCATCGTCCAGGCCGAGTCCGGCAGCGTCGAGGACATGGGCAAGGTGGCCCGCGTCATCTACAACCGCCTCGACGGCAATCCGCCGCGCAAGCTGGAGATGGACAGCACGGTGATGTACGGGCTGAACAAGTACGGCGTCGCGGCGACCAACGCCGACCTCGAGAGCACATCGCCCTACAACACCTACGCGCGGGAGGGTCTGCCCCCGGGGCCGATCGCCAACCCCGGCGACCACGCCATCCAGGCCGCGCTCAACCCCACCAAGGGCGACTGGATCTTCTTCGTGACCACCGACACCAAGCGCGGCATCACCAAGTTCACCGCGTCCGAGGCCGAGTTCTTCAGGTTCAAGGCGGAGTTCGAGAAGAACCAGGCGGGCGGGTGA
- a CDS encoding PadR family transcriptional regulator, translated as MSERSMQEPTFLILTALAAGPQHGYGVINDVQEISGGRVRLRAGTLYAALDRLQSEGLVAADREEVVDGRLRRYYRLTGDGAGRLAAEAERLRRNAEAASTRLRVRPAGGALFRRGLAGGAG; from the coding sequence ATGAGCGAGCGATCGATGCAGGAACCCACGTTCCTGATCCTCACTGCCCTGGCGGCCGGACCCCAGCACGGCTACGGAGTGATCAACGACGTTCAGGAGATCTCCGGCGGCCGGGTACGGCTGCGCGCGGGCACCCTCTACGCCGCCCTCGACCGTCTCCAGTCCGAGGGGCTGGTCGCCGCCGACCGCGAAGAGGTGGTGGACGGCCGCCTCCGGCGCTACTACCGGCTGACCGGCGACGGCGCCGGCCGCCTGGCCGCCGAGGCCGAACGGCTGCGCAGGAACGCCGAGGCGGCCTCAACGCGCCTGCGCGTCCGCCCGGCCGGTGGGGCACTGTTCCGCCGCGGCCTCGCAGGAGGTGCGGGGTGA
- the rplT gene encoding 50S ribosomal protein L20 codes for MARVKRAINAKKKRKVVLERAKGYRGQRSRLYRKAKEQMLHSMTYAYRDRKDRKGTFRRLWIQRINAAARQNGITYNRLIQGLRLASIEVDRKILADLAVNDAATFATLVEAAKKALPADVNAPVAG; via the coding sequence ATGGCACGCGTGAAGCGGGCGATCAACGCCAAGAAGAAGCGCAAGGTCGTTCTTGAGCGGGCGAAGGGCTACCGGGGCCAGCGGTCCAGGCTGTACCGCAAGGCCAAGGAGCAGATGCTCCACTCGATGACCTATGCCTACCGCGACCGCAAGGACCGCAAGGGCACCTTCCGCCGTCTCTGGATCCAGCGCATCAACGCCGCTGCCCGCCAGAACGGCATCACCTACAACCGGCTCATCCAGGGTCTGCGCCTGGCCTCCATCGAGGTCGACCGCAAGATCCTCGCCGACCTCGCGGTCAACGACGCCGCCACGTTCGCGACGCTGGTCGAGGCCGCCAAGAAGGCGCTTCCGGCCGACGTGAACGCGCCGGTCGCCGGCTGA
- the ruvX gene encoding Holliday junction resolvase RuvX, which produces MRNGIRLGVDVGSVRIGVARSDPSGLLATPVETVRRGRGDLDRLAEIAAEYEVVEIVVGLPTSLSGREGQAAEAARDFATRISLRLAPIPVRLFDERLTTVTAQQGLRASGVKAKNQRAVVDQAAAIVLLQAALDAERATGRPPGRALVPPGGQPDGGAAR; this is translated from the coding sequence ATGAGAAACGGCATCCGGCTGGGTGTCGACGTCGGCTCGGTCCGCATCGGCGTGGCCCGCAGTGACCCTTCGGGACTGCTGGCCACGCCGGTGGAGACCGTACGGCGCGGCAGAGGCGACCTGGACCGGCTCGCGGAGATCGCGGCCGAGTACGAGGTCGTCGAGATCGTCGTAGGCCTGCCGACCTCGCTGTCGGGCCGCGAGGGGCAGGCGGCCGAGGCCGCCCGCGACTTCGCGACCCGGATCTCGCTGCGGCTGGCACCCATCCCCGTCCGGCTGTTCGACGAGCGGCTGACGACCGTCACCGCCCAGCAGGGCCTGCGGGCCAGCGGGGTCAAGGCCAAGAACCAGCGGGCCGTGGTGGACCAGGCGGCGGCCATCGTGCTGCTCCAGGCGGCCCTGGACGCCGAACGCGCCACAGGCAGGCCCCCGGGCAGGGCGCTCGTCCCGCCGGGTGGGCAGCCGGACGGCGGGGCCGCCCGGTGA
- a CDS encoding endolytic transglycosylase MltG: MGSRTAGPPGEPPADKDTEVRSPYDTCLRHGVPPGPIADPGEKALCAVLHPDQGDWFRFVTTAPEHRITKFTDKESEFVRYREDLNSYLGTC; the protein is encoded by the coding sequence GTGGGCAGCCGGACGGCGGGGCCGCCCGGTGAGCCGCCTGCGGACAAGGACACCGAAGTGAGATCGCCGTACGACACCTGCCTGAGGCATGGCGTGCCGCCGGGGCCCATCGCGGATCCGGGAGAGAAGGCGTTATGTGCGGTTCTCCACCCAGACCAAGGAGATTGGTTCCGGTTTGTCACAACCGCTCCGGAGCATAGAATCACGAAATTCACTGACAAAGAGAGTGAGTTCGTGAGATACCGGGAAGACCTAAACAGCTACCTCGGGACGTGTTGA
- the rpmI gene encoding 50S ribosomal protein L35, which yields MPKMKTHSGAKKRFRLTGTGKIKRRRANRAHYNEWKSSTLTRRLKSEVVLSDADAKKIKKLLAK from the coding sequence ATGCCGAAGATGAAGACGCACAGCGGTGCGAAGAAGCGATTCCGGCTCACCGGCACCGGCAAGATCAAGCGTCGCCGTGCCAACCGCGCGCACTACAACGAGTGGAAGTCCTCCACCTTGACGCGTCGTCTCAAGTCCGAGGTCGTGCTCTCCGATGCCGACGCCAAGAAGATCAAGAAGCTGCTCGCTAAGTAA